Proteins co-encoded in one Brassica rapa cultivar Chiifu-401-42 chromosome A02, CAAS_Brap_v3.01, whole genome shotgun sequence genomic window:
- the WRKY40 gene encoding probable WRKY transcription factor 40, whose product MDQYPSSLVDTSLDLTIGVTRMRVEEDSTTTALVDELNRMNAENKKLSEMLTLMCDKYNVLREQLMEYVNKTERDQVSPPKKRKSPARDDANSSAVVGGVSESSSTDQDDQYLCKKQREETVVKEKVSRVYYKTEASDTTLVVKDGYQWRKYGQKVTRDNPSPRAYFKCACAPSCSVKKKVQRSVEDQSVLVATYEGEHNHPMPSQIDSNSGLNRSPGAANRSRSLAEPVTTIDLTETKKVTSPSRVDFPEVQKLLVEQMASSLTKDPNFTAALAAAVTGKLYQQNQTDK is encoded by the exons ATGGACCAGTACCCATCATCTTTGGTCGATACTTCTTTAGATCTCACTATTGGAGTTACGCGAATGCGAGTTGAAGAAGATTCCACG ACAACTGCTTTAGTGGATGAATTAAACCGAATGAATGCTGAGAACAAGAAGCTCTCAGAGATGCTAACTTTGATGTGTGACAAGTACAACGTATTGAGGGAACAGCTTATGGAATATGTTAACAAGACCGAGAGAGACCAAGTCAGTCCTCCCAAGAAACGCAAATCTCCAGCGAGAGATGACGCAAATAGTTCGGCGGTGGTCGGTGGAGTATCGGAGAGTAGCTCTACGGATCAGGATGATCAGTATCTGTGTAAGAAGCAAAGAGAAGAGACTGTTGTGAAGGAGAAAGTCTCAAGGGTTTATTACAAGACCGAAGCTTCTGACACTACCCTT GTTGTGAAAGATGGGTATCAATGGAGGAAGTATGGACAGAAAGTGACTAGAGATAATCCATCTCCAAGAGCTTACTTCAAATGTGCTTGTGCTCCAAGCTGTTCTGTCAAAAAGAAG GTTCAAAGAAGTGTGGAGGATCAATCAGTGTTGGTAGCAACTTATGAGGGTGAACATAACCATCCAATGCCATCACAAATCGATTCAAACAGTggcctaaaccgttctcctggTGCTGCCAACAGAAGTAGGAGCTTGGCTGAGCCTGTGACTACCATTGATCTGACTGAAACTAAGAAAGTGACAAGCCCATCAAGAGTAGATTTTCCAGAAGTTCAGAAACTTTTGGTGGAGCAAATGGCGTCTTCCTTGACAAAAGATCCAAACTTCACAGCAGCATTAGCAGCAGCTGTTACCGGGAAATTGTACCAACAGAATCAAACCGACAAGTAG
- the LOC103853212 gene encoding phosphatidyl-N-methylethanolamine N-methyltransferase, giving the protein MGIVAAIGVLLPFPFYWWLWTNPQSWVNLCGQGKDPSTVMARVSHVLKAAQLLSLFSVASLSWPPPLYFWPLMAFGQFLNFRVYQLLGEAGTYYGVRFGKNIPWVTEFPFGVIRDPQYVGSVMSLLACLSWVPFQYIFLWCLGYVFMMLVESKEDSSARAKPIS; this is encoded by the exons ATGGGGATAGTAGCTGCGATCGGAGTGCTATTGCCATTCCCTTTCTACTGGTGGCTATGGACGAATCCTCAGTCATGGGTCAATCTCTGCGGCCAAGGAAAAGACCCTTCCACGGTTATGGCACGTGTCTCTCACGTGCTCAAGGCTGCCCAactcctctctctcttctccgtcGCCTCACTCTCATGGCCTCCTCCTCTCTACTTCTGGCCCCTCATGGCCTTTGGCCAGTTTCTCAACTTCAG GGTATATCAACTGTTAGGTGAAGCTGGAACATATTACGGTGTACGATTCGGGAAGAACATACCTTGGGTTACAGAGTTCCCGTTTGGGGTCATCAGAGATCCACAGTATGTTGGGAGTGTCATGTCTCTGTTGGCTTGCCTCTCTTGGGTTCCATTCCAGTACATTTTCCTCTGGTGTCTCGGTTATGTTTTCATGATGCTAGTCGAGTCAAAGGAGGATTCAAGTGCTCGTGCCAAACCCATCTCCTGA